Proteins found in one Luteimonas chenhongjianii genomic segment:
- a CDS encoding ABC transporter permease: MWIESTIAMRFLRQGRAQTLLILVGIAVGVAVIVFVTALIAGLQDNLIDRTLGTQAHVRVEAPREVNLVAGAPAGVVQLVLEDPRPQALRPIDNWLQVRDVLDRLPGVAAVSPLVSGPAFGRRGEAVQSVALVGVDLERYLRVIPLDENMVEGRLEVGSGNAVIGRQLAEDLGLRLGGKLRLDAGDGREAIVNVAGIFELGVRELDARYVYLDLKQAQSLLALPGGVTVIDMTVEDLFGADRIAARVRGLTGLKAESWMESNAQLMNALSSQSISTRMISFFVAISVALGIASVLAVSVAQRTREIGILRAMGTRRGQMLLVFLVQGAVLGLVGSALGALAGWGLVAMFNTFGPGLFFIPVPRALVPAAMALATLAGIGAALTPAWRASRLDPVEAIRG, from the coding sequence ATGTGGATCGAGTCCACCATCGCGATGCGCTTCCTGCGCCAGGGGCGGGCACAGACACTGCTGATCCTGGTCGGCATCGCGGTAGGCGTGGCGGTGATCGTCTTCGTGACCGCGCTGATCGCCGGCCTGCAGGACAACCTCATCGACCGCACGCTCGGCACCCAGGCGCATGTGCGCGTGGAGGCGCCGCGCGAGGTCAACCTCGTCGCCGGCGCGCCCGCTGGCGTGGTGCAGCTGGTGCTCGAGGATCCACGCCCGCAGGCGCTGCGCCCCATCGACAACTGGCTGCAGGTGCGCGACGTGCTCGACCGTCTGCCGGGCGTGGCCGCGGTGTCGCCGCTGGTGTCGGGACCGGCGTTCGGGCGGCGCGGCGAGGCGGTGCAATCGGTGGCGCTGGTGGGCGTGGATCTCGAGCGCTACCTGCGGGTGATTCCGCTCGACGAGAACATGGTCGAGGGCCGGCTCGAGGTGGGTTCGGGCAATGCGGTGATCGGCCGCCAGCTGGCCGAGGATCTCGGCCTGCGCCTGGGCGGCAAGCTGCGACTCGATGCCGGCGACGGTCGCGAGGCGATCGTCAACGTGGCCGGCATCTTCGAGCTCGGCGTGCGCGAACTCGATGCGCGCTACGTCTATCTCGACCTCAAGCAGGCGCAGTCGCTGCTGGCGCTGCCCGGCGGCGTCACCGTCATCGACATGACCGTCGAGGACCTCTTCGGCGCCGACCGCATTGCTGCGCGCGTGCGCGGGCTGACGGGGCTGAAGGCCGAAAGCTGGATGGAGAGCAATGCGCAGCTGATGAACGCCTTGAGTTCCCAGAGCATCTCCACGCGAATGATCAGTTTCTTCGTGGCGATCTCGGTTGCGCTCGGCATCGCCAGCGTGCTCGCGGTCAGCGTGGCCCAGCGAACGCGCGAGATCGGCATCCTGCGTGCCATGGGCACGCGACGGGGCCAGATGCTGCTGGTGTTCCTGGTGCAGGGCGCGGTGCTCGGGCTGGTGGGCTCGGCGCTGGGCGCACTGGCCGGCTGGGGCCTGGTGGCGATGTTCAACACCTTCGGCCCGGGGCTGTTCTTCATCCCGGTGCCCAGGGCGCTGGTCCCGGCGGCGATGGCACTGGCCACGCTGGCCGGCATCGGCGCGGCGCTGACCCCCGCCTGGCGCGCATCGCGCCTCGATCCGGTGGAGGCGATCCGTGGATGA
- a CDS encoding ABC transporter ATP-binding protein — protein MDDAREVLRLEGLRKSYNIGKPNEVEVLHGIDLRLDSADFAALVGPSGSGKSTLLNLIGLLDSPTGGELYLRGEATRAMDDAGRTALRGRHIGFVFQFHHLINAFTALENVLMPWMVAHGRPDREITDIARGLLAEVGLEKFSHRRPDQLSGGQQQRVAIARALVTRPALLLADEPTGNLDTKTAADVFELLRRFNAQYGCAVLVVTHDPRLSETCDRTINLVDGEIVSDERHDRPAGGRGTGDPDPQQD, from the coding sequence GTGGATGACGCCCGCGAGGTGCTGCGGCTCGAAGGCCTGCGCAAGTCCTACAACATCGGCAAGCCCAACGAAGTCGAAGTGCTGCACGGCATCGACCTGCGCCTGGACAGCGCCGATTTCGCCGCGCTGGTGGGCCCCTCGGGCTCGGGCAAGAGCACCCTGCTCAACCTGATCGGGCTGCTGGATTCACCCACCGGTGGCGAGCTCTACCTGCGCGGCGAAGCCACCCGCGCGATGGACGACGCTGGCCGCACCGCGCTGCGCGGCCGGCATATCGGCTTCGTCTTCCAGTTCCACCACCTGATCAACGCGTTCACCGCGCTGGAGAACGTGCTGATGCCGTGGATGGTCGCCCACGGGCGTCCCGACCGGGAGATCACCGACATCGCCAGGGGCCTGCTCGCCGAGGTGGGTCTGGAGAAGTTCAGCCATCGTCGCCCCGACCAGCTGTCCGGCGGACAGCAGCAGCGCGTCGCGATCGCCCGCGCGCTGGTCACGCGGCCGGCGCTGCTGCTGGCCGACGAGCCCACCGGCAATCTCGACACCAAAACGGCTGCCGACGTCTTCGAGCTGCTGCGCCGCTTCAACGCGCAGTACGGCTGCGCGGTGCTGGTGGTCACCCACGACCCGCGGCTGTCGGAGACCTGCGACCGCACGATCAACCTGGTGGACGGCGAGATCGTGTCCGACGAGCGGCACGACCGGCCGGCCGGCGGCCGCGGTACCGGGGATCCGGATCCGCAGCAGGACTGA
- a CDS encoding zinc-binding dehydrogenase: MLTGVDSRLPLGLALGRQLRLQALIVGSRRQQQDMIRALEASDLRPVIDRHFPLEELVAAFQHQAAGRHFGKIVLDL, translated from the coding sequence GTGCTCACCGGCGTCGACAGCCGGCTGCCGCTGGGGCTTGCGCTGGGCCGCCAGCTGCGGCTGCAGGCGCTGATCGTCGGCAGCCGCCGCCAGCAGCAGGACATGATCCGCGCGCTGGAGGCGAGCGACCTGCGTCCGGTGATCGATCGCCACTTCCCGCTCGAGGAGCTGGTGGCGGCGTTCCAGCACCAGGCGGCCGGGCGGCACTTCGGGAAGATCGTGCTGGATCTCTGA